ccaCGACTAATCAATAGTGCTTTCATTAAGCATAATGCGTTCATTAGCGATAACTAACTGCTTTAACAATAGTTGTAAAAGATAGTTCAAgcgatttgttttctttattaatttcaaaatgttccaTTGAAGAAAACtagaacatttattttgcaGGCGTCATTTTTTACAATCTTTCATAACACTATTGATAGAAGTTCTAATTTTTGAGCTATTTATTGACATCATGCTCGGTACAAGGGTTATCCTTAGTTGATAATTAACCGACATACTAACCAAAATGCCCCGACAGAAATTCGGTTCACCACTGAACTTTTTTATGTAAGCCGATACCGGATAATTACTTCGGACATTCCTCAGAAGGGAAAGATCgatttacattcattttcaataatacaatgataaatacagagacaagcccagtagtcgaaaagtCAGTAATAAACACTGCTAAGGGACACAAAGCAAGGACACGAACGACAAAGAACtatagataaaaaaacattaacatcacttacacaaatacaaacaactgAAACAGACTAACACCACATgcacatatacaaacacaaagtCACAAAAGTAAATGCATGATGAGCTATTTGGTGTTTTTATGAAATCCGTATGGAATATCATCCTGTATTTAATGCGTGAAAGTGTGATTAATAAGTTCAAAATGACACAACCTTTTCTTGACACATTTAGCCGTTTCAGGTACTCATTCTGAATCCTTATGTGTCTATCATGTACCTTGTTATGTAGAATTGTTCAGTAAACGTAGGGATATAGTGATAAGTGAAATCCTTTCATGTCCGGCTACGTACTAACATTCTGTTCACAAAATGATATTACAACAAGAAACAATTGTTGTTTCATGTAATGGTATCCTGTTTCTCTTGATAAATTATCAGTCAGCACCAAATCTGCTACCAACTCACAGACAAAGTCAGGGTCCACGGGGTTCCAACTCAGTAACATGAGAACTAgttgaatgataattttatgtCACGGAAACTTGTAAATAGTGTCTCAGATTTTCGCCGATCATTGCTTATAAACAGGGGAAATTCATAACGTGTTTTGAAGTTGTTTCAATTATGATTGAAATAACAGTAATATCAATAGATGGTTAGTTCGTCACATCATTCTTCACATTATAAGCCATGAAGAAATCATAcataattgtttcaaaatccttcaaaaTAATGCACAGATGCCATTTGTTCAGTTGGTACAATGAAAAAACCTTTTCATATCAACTTTTATATCTGTAAAATTAGTTTAACTGAtagtatacattttgttttgtttatttttttttaaaaatggactGCTAGAGACTATTCACTATATTATATAACTTGTCTAAGGTTTTCATAATGACTGGATATTTAATGTCACATCTCTTTGTCGATATGGTCACAGTTTATTGCAAGATATAGAAGACAATTGACGAAAACAACAACTTGTCCACAGTggaaatttaaatacatgtctGTCGAGCTTATTGAATTATCTCTTTGACTTCGCCTTTGAttaattggaaaacaaatgaatacatgttgtcAAGCAATACTGTTGATACTTCTGCTGTCTTAAACAACATATAAGTTATATTCCTGATTTGATCCATGTAATTAGCTCAAACATAATTTACTTCATGCTTATACATTGAAACAACAATGAACGCTAGAACGTAATGTTATTACATGACCTTAATCACGTTGGTTTGAAAGTTCGTTTTGTTTTCTGCATGGTTTCGgcatacttttattaaaatagcCAATGCTACAAACAGATGTTCTTATTTTCCCTCTTAAAACTGTATCCATGGTTAAGGTATTGTTCATACCAGGACTTAAATGTCGCCATTGATGAATATTAGAATGACATTACAACTGCATTCAAATATGTCAGCTGTAATTGTTCCTTTACAATAAAGCCCACAGCCAGGCCCCAGATAGGCGTCCAGATAAGCATCCGGACTTGCCTTTTCATTTGGATCACTTGTATACGATTGGAACACCTGCTGACTTCCAATTTAGCGTCCACTTGCTTTGCTTTCGGTAAAAAAAcccatacatgtatttttgaaGATATAATGGTTAAATCCATCGGGCTAAAGGTAAATTTACTTTGCGTTCATGTTAGTTACATAAACTCAAAACTGACTTAAAATTGGAAAATTCTTAccatttataatcatattttgacGCTAAAGACTCTTAAtatctaataaatatattggGGGTGGTTGAAAGGTTCATAGTAAACAGTTTCTAACTTAAAGGTGGATTTTAAGAAAAAGAGATACAATTTCTTCCATGTTCTGAAAGTATAATCCATTGTCATAAAAACCGTGACATCGTGTCATCAAAGTAAGACCCCGTTGCACATGTAAAACTACGTTGTGTTTGTAAATGTGTACAGGTAGATACATTTATATATCTAACCTTAACCTGACATTGAGGTAATGATTTTTACCCACACTAACGAACATTTCTAATTCAAAGTTGCTTTTACACATATGTCGCGATTGATGCAGATTATACTATGAAAAGTTATTGAATTAGGCTATTTCCATGTTTGATTCACGTCGGgatttaaatgataacattGTCGTGtgactaaaataattatatgcataGCATCAAATTGTGTATTAATGAATGTTGGTGTCAAAAATACTGTGTTTCCTACTATTTTCATGGGGTTATAATTTGCTGTTCGTTGTGGATTCGAGACACTATCTACAGGCTTCAGTGACACGTACTCGTCAGTTTAACTTTCCTCGTGTAACAGAGTTGGAACCCTGTGGGACCACTCACTACAAACACACACTATTGTTTTAACGAATGAACTGTAATTTATACTATATTGCACTTAAATGTTCACCAGCCTTTGAGAGAGAATGCATTGAAGCTTGTGATTTccaaaacaatttttgtttagATAACGTCTCCAATAACATATTTGGAccataattttacaaaacaaaataatgacatgtcaaatatgtatattgaaaagagacaacataaaataaaacgctatacaataaataaagcctaaatacttgaaaacaaatacagaaaaatacCAATGATGGGAGGATCATTACTACTGATGCTTGAAGAGTCGATCCATGGAACCAATATCTGTTAAAGTTGAATGGAGATACTGGTTCAAGTCTGATATATATTCAGATATTTCTAGAGATTGCTGTGGACTTACAACATTTAATAGAACTTtgtaaaagattatttttttgaaaaatgaatgaaatattgaaacttaTATTAATTCTATTAGTCTCTTTAATTGCATCGATTCACTCGGAAAGTTATGAAAACGCGACAAAACTACGTGGGGATCTGCTTACTAACTATGAACGGTCCGTACGACCGCTAAAAAATCTAACTGGGGTTCTTAATATAAACACAACCGTTGCGCTGTACGCATTGCTCGACGTTGACAGTGTTAGAGGTGTTGTAACGTTAGTCCTAGCTTTGACCTGTAGCTGGTTTGACGAAAAACTGAAATGGAATCCTACCGATTACGACGGAATACAAAAAATCGACTTCTTCCAAAATGAGGTTTGGAAACCACCGATGACACTTTCAACCCCAGTCGAGTTCACGGTGTTGATTGACTCTAAAATGTTTGTCACCGTGTCGTCAGATgggttggccttgacattcaaTGGAGAAGTCTTAGAAAGTAACTGTGAATTCAACATGCAGTTTTGGccttttgataaacaaatatgtgatgtCTGCTTTGTTCCCATGGGTTATCACCCCGATGAGGTGCAGTCAAATATTCCAGATCCGGGGATAACTCTTTTTAAGACCGGAAATTCTGAGTGGATCATTGAAAAGACTAGTTATTTCATTACCAATCGATACAGTCTGTCCGAGCCATGTTTCCGGTTCTATCTTCGACGAAAATCTACTTTCTACATGTTAACTATCATCGTTCCTATCGCGGGGATGATCATCACGAGTTCCCTCGTGTTTTTGCTACCAAACGAGTCAGGCGAACGAATCAGTTATTCGATTACCATCATGCTAGCTCTGGCCGTGTTTCAAACAGTCGTCGCTGATGAAATGCCGAAAACTTCTGAACCAACTGCCGTCATATGCGTATTTTTACTGATGGGCATGATCGTTAGCATGTTATCCATGGTGATAGTAATTCTGAATATGAGACTTCACCAAAAGAGCGACACGTCGCGCTTGGGCTCATGGTATACTCTTTTTGTAAAGATCATGGCACGTCAAGGCTGTAAGGGTCATTGTAGGAACAACCGTGTAGAAGACGATGTTAATGAAGACACTACGATGGCAGCAAACAATGCATTTGAAACGGAAAAGATGGGAAAATCCCGAAAGTTTATCGATTCAAAAGCTGACAAAAATGGTTTGGTGTTTGTAGAACCTATTGACAATAATGTagataatgaaaacaattttgaaactgTTACTTGGAAAGATGTTAGCCATGCTGTGGACAATATGTGCTTCATTGTCATTGCTGTGTTTACAACAGTGGGATCTATCTGTTGCCTGATATACATGGCAGATTCATCCACGTATGTGGAGCCTTGAGTGATTAAGACTACTTTCAAATAACTTTGAACATTTGGCAAGTCTTAgcatgttgtgtttttgttgaagGGGCAAAAGAGATGTTATTACAGTTCCATTAATTATTGACGTTATtaacttatattaatattataattgacGATATTGTTATGCATCTGTGTCATCGTCGTTGACTATCTCATGCAAACACATtggacataaaaacaaaaaccgtTCAATAATTAACATGCAACTTGATATGCCTGTTGTACTTGTGAAGACCATAACACTTGTTTTCATAATGATtgatgagttatgcccctttttgactAAATAGCAATAGTAGTTGGTGTTCTTTGCGAGTAtctagaaatattttttcaacagtAGAATGAGTTGATTTGATTAGAGGTTTTTCCATgcaattatttataattgattatGATGCCATAAGTCATatgttattaaacatataaacaagcAATAACTTAAACTATAATGATAAACTTTGTGTGTATGATCGCTTGAAATTACTGGCTATTGGTTTCTTATTAAAACTTCACAGAGGAATGATCGTATCACAACGTTTGTCCGTTGAATGGCCTGTTAAAGGGCATAACTGAGTAATactcaaaatcatttaaaaaaaaaagaacttaAATGTTCAAACCAAATAATATCGATATACCCACAATATAACCGAAGCCTACGCAGTGATTTCCCTTGACGTGCAGATAAAATCCCTTCGACCCTATAAGAACATAGCTTGATTCCAACTATATCGTTTTTTGAATCATAGTTTTATTCACGAATGGATGCAATACGTTGCTTAAAATCCATTAAATAATGACGTTATcaaagtttgttttcaaatgaagcGAGGAATCTTTCCAAATTAAGTCACGTGATTTAATCATCAAAACCTGATTTGCATGACGACGGTGACTTCTGTACGACAAAAGCAAGAAACCGCTTAGTGGAGATTGTCAGAGTGTGGCTAGGGTTGTATAATTAAGTAGACTGAGATGAACATTTACTTCATGCTTTCTGATGGTTGATAAAAATTTATCGGtgatatatatttgacatttcactgttttataacaatgaagtatgaaataaattgtaGTTATAAAATCTGACcatttgtctgtaaatcgtacACAGCTGGgatatttcttttcaatgaaGTCATTTACGAAACTACGTGACATTAGCAATAGATTTAGTGTGCTTTTCAgataaaatacttatatttgatgttatttttcaaatacctttaaaacatgtgatagaatgaaaaaaaaagcgTGTCAGTTAGATATCCGTTATTTTTCATGTCTTTAACATCGAAAGTTATGCAATTGTGGCGCAGTGAAAATATGCCTTTCGGTCCTCTCTCGATTACACATCATTAATTTCTCACTAAATCCAATATCCAGTATCCTCTATTTGATTTAGTACTTAACTAAAGCcgtatacaaaatacaatacatttacGCGTATTTCATAATTAAGAAACTACCGAAAAGATTTAACCAAAAGTAGAAACAGTCAGAATTGTTTGTCTGATGAAGGGGAAAAAGGGTAGGTATGGAGTTTTCACACCAGTTTAGAACGACTGTTTATATCTAATAAGTAGACATTAAAGACGTGACAGTGAGActtatcaaacaaatacaatctaTAGAAACAGCGGGAccaaatgatattatattatatagtattttCCCTTTACATATGCAACTGATAAATTATGTGTTTTGCTTGtacatttgataaataaacTATTCATGAAACGGATAATATTCAAATTTCAGATATGAAACTTGTATTTCTTTAGAATAAATCTCCCAGACACAATTTGTTGACTGGCTACAGACCATTATTTTAAATCTTGTGTaacaaaaacactaaaatttaAATTCAGTTTCTTGTGCTTCGAACAAGGTTTACGAATCAAAGACTATAGTTGTTGACGCCAAAGAATTAAAAAATGGCTTGATAAAGCTTTTCTCGTAGAAGCTGTCAATATGTTttgtaacgtatatatcacgtcgacaacctgtttacatgtttaaatgttacatttattctccggaatattcatcggaatcggaaaatagacgccattttggtacggtATAATTTTGGTGAATcgatatggaaaaatatggtgTCACCGCGTGAcaagtcctggaccaatggcgttgcgccATTTATGTTCGAGGCGTGATATATACTAATACGTATAACATCGATTCCAAAGACAATTCGTACGATACGTGCGTTAATAAGATATTGACTGAGTGTGTAGTTCATGACTTAAAGGTCAGCgtgatttcattttaaattgtccggctactggtcttgtccctgtagttttattttatcattgatatCGTTTGAAATTGTTCAGTTCTCTATATGAATGTGTTCTGTTTGATACAAGTTATGCTCATGTATTCTATATTTGGCAGCGTTATGGGAAATCTAGAAAGGGTTCATATTCTTGAATGCAAAATGTTTATATGGTATTATCTTcaagaaaaactattttttaactatatttatgTGGTAATTGACCAATGATCTTGTAGCTAATAAATTCTTGtaattgtcattgttgttgtcgtcgtGTTAATCCCGAGTAATTGGCCTTGCAACAAATATCAGCATTGACAGCATGTGTGCAAAATGAGACTGATTGTAACTGTTTCTTAGTTGTGATCAATGAATTTAGAATCGACATTCAGGCTGTTTCAAAGCCTTGACCCAGGCTAGCTTACACAGCTCATTAATAGTCGAAATGGTCATTACTGCGTCGATATTAAGGCTGTCACAAAATCTTGATCAACGCGAGCTTTTAAAGCTAGTGATTAGGCGGGACGGTCAATGTTGCGTCAATATTAAGGCTGTCACAAAATCTTGACCAACGCGAGCTTTTAAAGCTAGTGATTAGGCGAGATGGTCAATGTTGCGTCAATATTAAGGCTCTCACAAAATCTTGACCATCGCGAGCTTTTAAAACTAGTGATTAGGCGAGATGATCAATGTTGCGTCAATATTAAGGCTGTCACAAAATCTTGACCAACGCGAGCTTTTAAAGCTAATGATTAGGCGTGATGGTCAATGTTGCGTCAATATATATTAAGGCTGTCACAAAATCTTGGCTAACGCAAGCTTTTAAAGCTAGTGAATAGGCGATATGATCAATATTGCGTCAATATTAAGGCTGTCACAAAATCTTGGCTAACGCAAGGTTTTAAAGTTAGTGAATAGGCGAGGTGATCAATATTGCGTTAATGTTAAGGCTGCCACAAAATCTTGACTAACGCTGGCTGTCAAAGCAAGTGAAAAGGCGAGATGGTCAATGTATAAGGTTGTGACAGTATCTTGACTAACGCGAGCTTTTAATGCTAGTGAAAAGGCGAGATGGTCAATATTAAAGGCTGTCACAAAATTTTGACGCAGGCGGACTAATTAAG
The Mya arenaria isolate MELC-2E11 chromosome 12, ASM2691426v1 DNA segment above includes these coding regions:
- the LOC128210940 gene encoding acetylcholine receptor subunit alpha-like encodes the protein MNEILKLILILLVSLIASIHSESYENATKLRGDLLTNYERSVRPLKNLTGVLNINTTVALYALLDVDSVRGVVTLVLALTCSWFDEKLKWNPTDYDGIQKIDFFQNEVWKPPMTLSTPVEFTVLIDSKMFVTVSSDGLALTFNGEVLESNCEFNMQFWPFDKQICDVCFVPMGYHPDEVQSNIPDPGITLFKTGNSEWIIEKTSYFITNRYSLSEPCFRFYLRRKSTFYMLTIIVPIAGMIITSSLVFLLPNESGERISYSITIMLALAVFQTVVADEMPKTSEPTAVICVFLLMGMIVSMLSMVIVILNMRLHQKSDTSRLGSWYTLFVKIMARQGCKGHCRNNRVEDDVNEDTTMAANNAFETEKMGKSRKFIDSKADKNGLVFVEPIDNNVDNENNFETVTWKDVSHAVDNMCFIVIAVFTTVGSICCLIYMADSSTYVEP